Proteins from a genomic interval of Toxoplasma gondii ME49 chromosome Ia, whole genome shotgun sequence:
- a CDS encoding hypothetical protein (encoded by transcript TGME49_295390~Signal peptide predicted by SignalP 2.0 HMM (probability 0.996) with cleavage site probability 0.266 at residue 48) codes for MSRASSASGGASSPRRSSRPVRAASPPRRLGCWALLFGLCALLAVSSPGFYPCVSAAAAREAGQEPRRLGAFVNQLIQMGTQFVMYPEMAKMLRTQGQTLKSILKGPDTRDLKIQVYFDQAGCVVVFDTIANQENGDNTDLGLIDARSIEVLFSYGEHEASDGERRLELLPGLGLVRHTHPATQHGLRRRALPHALQVQLSRPGTQRRVLAEEPPGCACRRARAERRDRRDQDDDRQRLRRGRPAGHRSHAEGTRGQLVQNSRPLPTRRRPPKRLQRHRRHPQTPRHPPCSRLRLLQRRPARIQRLLPQTPRLQPRRPRQTPHGLDSELRTRDRLHLLFLVQSFKRRSRGGGRPRKATWWTRAAEKAL; via the exons ATGTcgcgcgcgtcttctgcgtctgggggcgcttcttcgccccGACGCTCCTCCAGACCTGTCCGcgccgcgtctccgccgcgGCGTCTCGGGTGCTGGGCGCTGCTCTTCGGCCTCTGCGCGTTgctcgctgtctcgtctcctggATTTTATCCGTGCGTctccgcagctgctgcgcgcGAGGCAGGCCAGGAACCGCGGCGTCTAGGGGCGTTCGTGAATCAGCTGATTCAGATGGGAACGCAGTTCGTGATGTATCCGGAGATGGCGAAGATGCTGCGGACGCAGGGTCAGACGCTGAAGTCGATCCTGAAGGGACCAGACACGCGGGACCTGAAGATTCAAGTCTACTTTGACCAGGCAGGCTGCGTGGTTGTGTTCGACACGATTGCCAACCAAGAGAACGGCGACAACACGGACCTCGGGCTGATCGACGCGCGATCGATCGAGGTGCTCTTCAGCTACGGGGAGCACGAGG CGTCGGATGGAGAACGAAGGCTGGAACTACTACCAGGTCTTGGACTGGTTCGACACACCCACCCCGCCACACAGCATGGTCTTCGACGCAGAGCGCTGCCTCATGCACTTCAGGTACAACTCTCACGACCCGGAACGCAGCGTCGTGTCTTGGCTGAAGAACCGCCAGGGTGTGCGTGTCGACGTGCGAGAGCTGAACGGAGAGATCGTCGCGATCAAGACGACGATCGTCAACGGTTGCGGCGCGGTCGACCTGCAGGACATCGAAGTCACGCAGAAGGCACTCGAGGACAACTCGTACAAAATTCTCGTCCACTTCCGACACGCAGACGCCCACCAAAACGTCTTCAACGACACCGTCGTCATCCCCAGACGCCCCGACATCCGCCCTGCTCAAGACTTCGACTATTACAACGACGACCAGCTCGAATTCAGCGACTTCTTCCCCAAACACCCCGTCTCCAACCTCGGCGTCCTAGGCAGACTCCGCATGGACTAGACAGTGAACTTCGCACACGC GATCGCCTTcatctccttttccttgttcaGTCGTTCAAACGCCGAAGCAGAGGGGGGGGGCGACCCAGGAAAGCAACGTGGTGGAcgcgagcagcagagaaagcacTGTAG